TCGTCGCCCTGCTGGTGCTGATCCCCCTCCTCTTCCTGAGCCTCATCGGCTCGGCATTTGCAAAACTCGGTTTTCCGCCGGGAACGGTCATCCTGCTCCTCCTGCTCACCCTTGTCGGGAGCCTCGTCAATATCCCGGTGACGAAGGTGCAGGGCGGGCCGGTGCGGATGGAGAAGGAGTTCAGCCCCTTCTACGGCTGGGTCTACCGCATCCCCGAGGTGGCGCCGGAGACGGTCGTCGCCATCAATGTCGGCGGGGCCCTGATCCCCCTCCTGATCTCGTTGTATCTCATGTACGAGTCGGTGGTCGTCTCAGGGGGCTACACGGTCCTCATCCTCGCCCTGATCGGGGTTGCGGTCGTCACTGCCGTCACGCACCATGTGGCTCGCCCCGTCCCCGGCCTTGGTATCGCCACTCCCTTCTTCGTCCCGCCCCTTGCCGCGCTCGTGACGGCCCTCGTCCTTGCCGGTTTTGCCGGGAGTCCCGAGGCGGCGGTGATCGCCGCCCCGGTCATCGCCTATATCTCGGGTACCCTCGGCACCCTCCTCGGCGCCGACCTCCTCAACCTCGGCCGCCTCGGCGAACTGGGCGCACCGATGGTGAGCATCGGCGGCGCCGGCACCTTCGACGGCGTCTTCCTCTCGGGAGTGCTCGCGGCCTTCCTGGCATGAGGAGGATTGGTTTTTTCTATTTTCTGGCTTTTTAGAAACCCTCGCGTTGAGTGATCACTTCACGAAGAGAACTCTGGAGATTCTCTGGTCTGCAGTGCCTGTGCCGGGGGACTACAGCGAAGACCTAACGGCCTTCCTGACCTCACTTCGTTCGCAGCCACTGAACTTTGCGTTCCGGATAGGGGAGTACATCGGCCCGAGCATGGGGATCTCTCCAGAGCCTTTTTTCTGATCGATATTTCACGGCCGGTACGTCTGGAACAGTGCGTCGAAGACAGGCACCTGCTCCGCATAGAGCCGCGGGTCGTTCTCCTTGTATTCGAGACTTGTCTCGACCGCCGGGTGCGCCGAGATGAAGGGGATGACGGTGGCGAAGTCCAGTCCGCCTTCGGGGTGGTTGATGGGGAGGTGCTCGTCGGTGACCGACCCCCTCCTGCTGTTCGAGAGGTGGAAGAGGCCGAGGGGGAGGTCGTCGAAGGGGGCGAGGAGGTTGGCATAGGGTATGCCGAGATAATTTGCCGTGCAGAAGAGGTGGGCGAAGTCCAGGCAGAACCCTCTCACCCTGCCGCCGGCAAGGGTGAGGAGTTCCTCCGCCGTGTTCCCGAGGAGGGGGTAGCCCGCATAGACCGCGGGGAGGTTTTCGAGGATGAAGCGCGGGTCGAAGTGGCCGTCCAGAAAGGCGGCGAAGGTCTCCTCCGCCTCCTCCCTCCGGCCGGGCAGGTGCCGCCCCGCGTGGAGGACGATCTGTCTGGCGCCGGTGACGTCCGCCGCCTCCGCCGTCAGGGCCAGGGCCTCCTCCGTCCACCTCTCGATCTCCGCGGGAGGGCGGTCGTCGTAGGCCGTCGGTGCACAGGGGTTCACCCCGTGGCCGTGGTGGGGGGCGTGGATGACGATGGGGACGCCGGCATCTGCGATCCTCTCCATGTCGCGCCTGAACGCCGCCCTCTCCGCCGGGATCACCTGGACCTGCACATGGTCGATCTGCCCCTCCCGATGCATCGCGGCAAGCGCGGAGAATGTCTTTAGATCGTCGGAGCGTACCCCGGCGCCGATGCGGTACAGCCTTTTCATGCCTGATCATGGCATCCGCTCAGGGATGAGTGTTTTGAAAAAGGAGTAGCCCGGAGCAGATTCGAACTGCTGTCGGGGGATCCAGAGTCCCCCATGATTGACCGCTACACTACCGGGCTATGCGCCTTATTCTGTTTTTCTTCGGGATAGAAAAAGGTGACGGTCCGGTTCAGACCGACCGTGCCCGCGGGCACTTCCCGCAGGCCCGGCAGACCTCGGGTATCGGAGATATTTCCGTGCCTTTATTGCAGAACGGAGTGATGTCGTTGCTGTCCCTGACAAAGTAGATATGCGGCACCAGGGAGATGTGGGTGTAGGCCCCGCAGGGGAGGCCGAGTGCGTCCGCGATCATCTTCTGGAGGTGTGCGAGCGCGAACATGTTCGCCCCGGCCGCGGAGAGCATGTCGTTGCTCCTGAAGACCACCTTCATCAGGAGTTTTCCGTCCCGCACCACGCACTGGACCAGCTGGAGGCAGGGGCAGTCGTGCAAGTCCTCGTCCACCGGCGGGTTCCAGGTGACGGCGACGGCACGCCTGCTCTGCGGGGCCTCCTTCAGTTTCCGTATGATGTAGCCGACCTGGTCGGCATGGACGCCGGCACCTTCCTTCGCGAGGCCCTGCCCCCAGTCGCAGAGTCTGCTGTGGTAGTCGTACTCGAAGACCGCGTCCGAACCATGGAGGAGGGCGTCGGCATAGGAGTCCAGGAACCGGCGCTGAAAACGCGAGTGCCCGCTCGCCATCGGTTCGGCGAAGGGGTCCTCGACGGTGACCGCCGTCTCCTCGAACTCCACCGTCGCCTCACCGTCCTCGGTCTCAAGCACGTACCCTTTTTCCAGGATCATCTTCACTACGAGTTCATGCGCCCGCCCCAGGGTGGGGGCCCTGATCACTCTCATGGAGAAGAGTAGGCAGGCAGGGTTACTGAAGATTGTGTCTTTGCTCCCTGACCTGCCTGCATTGCGTGTGGAGCGGTTGGCTTTTGCGGGCCCGATGATGTGATTCCTGAGGATTCGCAAAGAATTTGAAATTACGGCCTGCTTGAGGCGTCTGACAGGCGTCACCCGTCCCGTGCAACCACAAAGGATATATTAAGTGTTACACTAATAATGTCGTATATTCCGGCAATCGGAGTATTGGACATGGTGAACCCGTATTCGACATGTGTCGAACCTGGTTTGTTGTGCCCACCACGTTTACGTTAAAGGAGGAAATGCATGAAGAGTACATCTAAGATGATGGTCGTTGCCGCCGTCTTCCTTGTAGCCGCCGCCATGTTTGTCATGCCGGCCGCCGCGAGGACTGCGGACCAGATCAACAGCGGTGACACCATCTTTCTCTATGAAGAAAGCCTGAACCTGACGCCAGTTAATGGCACAGCGTTCTCGAAGCTTGTTCACTATACGAACGACGACACCACGACCGGTATCGACGTGACCCTTAACGTCGCCAATTCGAGTGCCTTCAGTCTCATGGAGGACGTCGCGGCGAAGGTCGGCACCAAGACCGGTCGCTACTTCGTGAGCGATGTGGACAGCGGGAAGTACGTCTACATTGAGAAGCCGGCAGTCGAGCTGAAGCCCGTCCTTGCCGACTCTCACTCCGACTCGATCGCGGGCAAGACCGTGACCTCGAACTCGAAGATCGCCTTCCAGCTGATTGCCCCCGATGTCGGTGGGAACCTGGTGAACTCTCCCTCTACCTACGCCACGGTTAACATCGAGATCACCACCCCGAGCGGCGGTATCGTCAAGACGCTCGGCGGTGTTAAGCTCTCCGGTATCAACCTCACCTCGTCCAACCAGTACACCGGCGCTATCGATCTCGGTGCAGAGGACCTTGAGTCCGGTACCTACACGGCAGTGGCAAAGTGGGCCAAGCCGACCGGCTTTGACAACTTTGCAGAAGACTCCAAGGCTGTCAGCTTCACCATCACGACCGACAAGCTCTCCCTCGCTGCCAGCAAGGAAAGCGTTGTCAGGGGCAAGTCCTTCACCGTGACCGTCACCGGTGACAGCAAGAAGGAATACTTCCTGTACATCAAGGACGCCGGCGTTGCGGACAACAAGTACCCGCTCCTCGCCGCTAACCAGCCCGGTGTCGGCGCTGCTAGCGCTCCGATGCTTGCCCTGACCACTGAAAAGGCCAGCGCTCCGGGCACCAACGCGTCTGTCACGACCAAGGCTGACGGCACCCGGACTGTCGAGTTCAGGACCACCGCCAGCACTGAAGACAAGACCTACACCTTCAAGGTGATGGAGAACAAGACGACCAACGCCAAGGACGACGACGTCAAGGTGAAGGTCGAGAAGGGTGCAGTCACCATTACCGCCGAGGGTGCGGGCTCCTACTACTTCGGTGAGGAGATCAAGCTCTCCGGTACCAACACCGAAGGCAAGAAGGTCTACCTCTTCCTCGTCGGCCCCAACCTGGGCGACGGCAATGGTGTGAACCTTATTGACGTCAGCAAGAAGTCCAGCGCCGGTATCGCCGGCTTTGTTGAGGAAGCCGTCGAGTCCGACGACACCTGGGACTACACCTGGAACACTGGCGACATCCAGAATGGCGTCCTCAGTGAGGGCAGTTACACGGTTTACGCCGCTAGCCAGCCCCGTGCAAAGGGCAACCTTTCGAATGTTGAGTACGCGACCATGTCCGTCAACCTGAGGAAGGGCTTCATCACCGGTGCCACCAACGTCAACACCCTCGCGAAGGGTGACGACCTGAAGATCACCGGTACCGCGGAAGGCAAGCCGTCCAACATCTATGTCTGGATCTTCGGCAAGAACTTCTACGGTCAGGACTCCAACAACCCCCAGGCCTCTGAGTCTGTCGAGGACGACGGCACCTTCGAGTACAAGCTCGAGGACACCGACAACCTCGCAGCCGGCCAGTATTTCGTCATCCTCCAGCACCCGATGGCCAAGACCGGACCGGGTAACGATGTCTACTGGGATACCGCCAGCCAGAAATTGGTGGCTCCGGGCCAGACCGATGTCGCACTGAAGAACCTGCAGGCCTCCGATGCGGCGACCGCACTCATCAACGCCATGGACTCGTCCAACGTTGACGACACCTACACCAAGCTCACCTTCATGGTTCAGGAAGCCTGGGTCAGGATCGACAGCATCGGCGACAAGTCCGTCGGTTCGAAGTTCACCGTCACCGGCACCACCAACCTCGCCATCGGCGACGAACTCACCGTCGACGTCACCTCCGCGGCTTTCGGCGCAACCCAGAAGACCGAGTCTTCCGGTTTCAGCGGCAAGTCCGGCACTGTGAAGGTCATCGAGGGCACTGACGCCAACACGTGGTCCTTCGAGGTCGACGCCACCAACTTCAAGCCCGACCAGTACCAGGTCAAGGTTGAAGGCATCGACGTCGCCGACGCGACCGCCACCGCCACCTTCAACGTGATCGAGGGCCCGGTCTCCCCGACCGTCACCCCGACCGGCGCTGCGACCACTGTGCCGCCGACCCAGACCGCAACCACCACCGTCCCGGCCACCACCCCGACTCAGCCCGGCTTCGGTGCGCTGATCTCCCTGATTGGCCTCGGTGCAGTTGCGTTCCTGGTCATGCGCAGGAACTAATCCCCCCTTTTTTTTGCGTCTCTCTTCTATTCTCGCTCCCGTTTCATTCCGGCGCTCTGCCGAATCGCTCCTGAAACGGAGTTTCAAGCGGTTTTTTGAAAGCCTCCTCTGGTGGCTTTCATGGTAAGTCCTCATGCTGTGGTTGCTGCCTCTCCCTGATCGCAGGAAGAATGTAGGATCCCCTGCCTTTCTCATATCATTCGTTAGGGACTAAATCGAATGTCTTTGACTCTCTATATCTCACTTCATTTGCACACGAGTATGGGGGGGCAAGGCACCCCTGGAACCAGTGCTTCTGAACAGGAATTCGAGAGTAACCTCTCCAGGAAGCATTCTATGCGAGGATCAAAGGAGTCAATTTCAACGGGTTTTTCTGTCAGGAATGCCGATACCCTGTGAACTACCCCGCACCTGTTTGGGCGTGGCTTCCTGCTTCATGGACAATACTTGCATCACAGAGATGTGATGGAGAGGTATTGTCACCACAGCACGGGAAATCGAAGATTTCCCCGGCTGGGAAATGCTCTGCATTTCCACAGGCTCAAAGGGCTGTTCCATCCCCAAGCGGTGAATATTCACCGCGGCATTGTAATCTCGATCGGCAACAAACCCACAGTATGGACATTCGTGGACTCTCTCGGAGAGCGTCTTTTTCACGATGATACCACAGTTCGAGCACATCTGCGACGTATTCCGGGGATTGACTTTGATGAGTTTCGTACCAGCACTTTCAGCCTTGTACGCAAGATAAGAATAGAACCGTCCCCATGAAGCATCGTGGATACTCCTGTGCAGCCCTGTAGGGTTGCCTTTCTCCTTCAGATCCTTGATATTCAGGTCTTCAACACAGATCGTTGCATAGGTATCAACATACCCCCGGGAGAGTTTGTGCAGAAAATCTTTTTTCTGATTCGTGATATGATCATAGATCTCTTCCAGTCTGCTCTTTGCCTTCTTCCAGTTCTGCGAAAATCGTTTCTTCCGGGCAATGCTCTGTTGCAACTTCTTGATCCGGTCAAGTGAGTGCTCATAGAACCGGGGGTTCTCGATCACTGCACCGTCACTATCGACTGCAAACGAGTTCAGACCGACATCGATCCCAACAGACCGTCCTTCACGTTTTGATCCGGAAGCCTCCTGCTCTGCCTGAATGATCACGTACCATCTATCACCTGAACGGGTGATCAGAACACCTTTCACCTTCCCGGTGTATGATCGGTGCATGTTGAACGGAATTGTCCCGATCTTTGAGAACGTGATCGTGCTGTGTTCACGGTCGATCTTGAACCCGGACTGTTGTAGTTGAGTGTCCGGTACCGGAATGTGCTCTTGAACCGGAGTTTGCCTATCTTCCGTCCTTTCTTCTGTGTATGTGACAGTGTGGCAATGTTGCTCCAGAGGGTATAGTTCACCATCTGGAGCACTTTGGAATATACCTCTTTCAGTGCAGGATTCTCGTCTTTCAACGTGACGATCCGCGCCTGCGTTTTCTGCATCTTCGGAGTGATCCCATTCTCTCGTGCAGTGTTGCACTCTTCAAGAAGATTGTTATATAACCACCTGCAGGTACCGAGTGCAGCATCCAGCCGTGTCTCAACGGTTACGTCTGGATATGCTCGATACTTGTAGGAAAAGAGCATCGACAGTATCATATCCACCCACTCATAAGATATACCTGTTCTATGCGTGGCGAAGGTGAAGACCGGTGGATCCGCTTCACATCAAATCGGAAATGTGCCTGACGGGTCTAACCCCCTTTGGTTGTGCGGTGGTATCTCCAGTCCGTTGACTGGTGACCGTGCACTTCCAAAGGAACTGTACATGGGTATCTCTCTCCGGTGGTGCACACTTCCCACTCCTCCCTCTTCACCCCCACAATTTAAACAAGACAGGAGCATCATTATCCATGAAACTCGTAACCAGGCTGATCGACATCGCCCACCGCGGTGTCCTCCTCCACGCTGCCGATGCACGTGAGGTCAGCGTGCGGGACGGCGACCGCGTCGAGGTGAAGAACCGGGTCACCGGCGAGTCGGTCTCCGCCTTTGTCGACACCACCGCTTCCCTCATCGACCAGGGTGTTATCGGCGTCTACCGGCAGACCCAGCGGCAGATCGACGTCCTTGACGGCGCCGAGGTCGAGGTGCGGCCCGCAGACCGCCCGGCCTCCCTCGACTACATCAAGAAGAAGATGGACAACCAGCGCCTCTCCAAGGAAGAGACCTACGCGATCATCAGGGACGTCGTCGGCGACGTCCTCTCCCCGGGCGAACTCACCGCCTACATCGTTTCCACCTACACAAACCCTCTGGACATGGACGAGGTGGAATACCTCACGCGGGCGATGGTGGACACGGGCGAGCACCTCCGCTTCCCCTCGTACCCGATCGTGGACAAGCACTCGATCGGCGGGGTGCCGGGCAACAAGATCACCCTCCTTGTCGTCCCGATCGTCGCCGCCGTCGGCCTGAAGATCCCGAAGACAAGTTCGCGGGCGATCACCGGCGCCGCAGGGACGGCCGACCTCATGGAGGTGCTCGCCCCCGTGGAGTTCACCGCCGCCGAGGTCCAGCAGATGACCGAGAAGGTGGGAGCGGTGATCGTCTGGGGCGGGGCGACGAACATCGCCCCGGCCGACGACCGGTTCATCGCCGTCGAGTACCCCTTCAAGATCGATGCACGGGGCCAGATGCTCGCCTCGGTGATGGCAAAGAAGTTCGCGGTCGGCGCGAACCTTGTCGCCATCGACATCCCGGTCGGCGAGCACACCAAGGTCCCGACCGTCGAGGAGGGGAGAAAAATGGCGCGTGAGTTCATCGACCTCGGCGAACGCCTGGGCATGCGCGTGGAGTGCGCCCTCACCTACGGCGAGTCCCTTGTCGGCCACACTATCGGCCCGAAACTCGAAGTGAAGGAGGCGCTCTCTGTCCTCGAAGGTGCGAAAGAGCCGAACTCCCTCATCCAGAAGAGCCTCTCCCTTGCCGGCATCCTCCTGGAGATGTCGGGGAAGGCGGCACCCGGCCAGGGCTATACGGTGGCCCAGGAGACCCTCGCTTCAGGAAAGGCCCTTGCAAAGATGAAGGAGATCATCAGGGTGCAGGGCGGCAACGCCGACGTGACCGCCGAGGAGATCGTCCCCGGCGAGTTCCAGTTCGTCGTCAATGCCCCGACGAGCGGGTATGTGGTCGAACTGAACAACAAGGCCCTCATCAGCCTCGCCCGGGCCGCGGGCGCACCGCAGGACCCGGGCGCCGGGGTCTCTGTCCATGCAAAGAAGGGGACACAGGTCCGGGTCGGCGAACCTATCTTCACCGTTTATGCCGACCGGAAATGGCGCCTCCAGAAGGCGCTCGAAGTCGGCCGCCAGTTGATGCCGGTCGTCGTCGAGGGGATGCTCCTCGACCGCGTCCCCGGGAGACACTGGGGACCTGAAGGTGAATTCCATGGTATGTAAACTACGTTTCCTGACGATTGCCGTCCTTGCCCTCCTCCTCTGCGGCACTGCCGTGCAGGCGTCCACCCTCGTCGATGTGACGGTGAAGGACGCGGACGACGGCACCTCTCTCAAAGGGGCGACGGTCTATGTCGACGGCAGCGATGAAGGCACCACGAACTCGTACGGCGAGGTGTCCTACCGGCACTCGAAGTCCAGTCGGTACACCCTGAAAGTGACGAAGTCGGGCTACAAAGAGTGGTCGAAACGCATCGACGCCGATGAAACCTCGGTGACGGTGCAGATGGACAGGGACACCCTTGACCTGAAGATCACCGTCTATGACGCCGACACATTTCTCTCTGTCTCAGGTATCCGTGTCGAGATCACCAGCAAGGAAGACAGTGAAAGGGAGTCTGAAAAGACCGATTCGACAGGTCTTGCCACCTTCGAGGTGAAGGCGAACAAGGACTATACGGTCACGATCGACGCGGACGGGTATGATCTCCTGCAGCGGGATATCGAGGTCGACGACGAGGCCGAACCCGTCCAGTTCTGGCTCTATCCCGAGGGCAGGTTCGCCTTCCGGGTGCTTGATGCCAAGGACCATCTTCCGGTCGTCAATGCCACGGTGAAGGTCGGCGGGACGGTGCGGGGGACAACAGGCAGCGACGGTTTCGTTACCACGGTCGTGGATACGGACAGGCAGTATCTTGTGGAGGTGACCCACCCGGCGTACAGCGACTACCGTCAGGAGGTGTCTCTCCAGGAGAATGCTGTCCGCACCGACATCTTCCTCTCGAAGTCCACGTACCCGGTCTTCATCTCCGTCTATGACGCCGCGAAGGCCCCGCTGGCCGGAGCGAGCGTCTCTGTCGACGGAAAAAATGTCGGTGAGACCGATAATTACGGACGGTTCAGCCTTGAGTCGGTGGTGGCGGGCACGCATTCCGTCGAGGTGAGCGCTCCCGGCTATGTCTCCTGGCAGGGGACATGCGATTCCCGTGAGCAGAAGGCCGACCTCGTCGCCGAACTGGTGCCTGTCTCTGTTCCTGTTGTGGTCATCGTCGGGAGTCCCGACCACAAGCCCCTTGCCGGCGTGGCAATCGGCGTGGATGGGGCGGCCCGGGGTGTCACCGGGGCGGACGGAACCCTGAAACTCGACCTTGCGCCCGGCAGTTACAATGTCTCGGGAATGTTCGACGGCTACAAACCCACATACCTGGTGCAACAGGTCCCGGTCGGTTCCTCGGGTGAGTCCTGCTCCCTCACGATGCAGCCTTCCGGCCTTCCTCTCGGCATCATCGGTGTGGTCGCGGTCATCCTCGTCCTTGTGGCGGTCGCCGGTGTGGTCGTAGCAGGGAAGATGCGGACGCCAACTCGCCGCACCCACAGGCCCGGTCGGCGTGGCGGTTTCTAAACATTCTATTCCCCTTTTTTGGATCCGGGAGAATTTTTTGGCATTGCAGTGCTGGCTCTCTCAATCGCCGGCAATGAATTATATTACTTTCTCTTTTTTAATCCTTCATTTCTTCGGATCATCCCAATTATGCCATTATTAATCTATCTTTTTGAATATCGGACTATATTTTCAAGATAATATGAATCGTCCTGTTTTATATGGGGATCGGGTCTGTACATACCTGAGGGAGAAGATATGTCGATACAACGTTTCGGAATACTCCTTTTTGGCGTGCTGTTCCTCTTCTGTGTCGGAACCGCTGCTGCGGAGCCCCAGATGCACCTCCAGACCGGTACTGCATGGCTTGTCGCCGGCAGTGACGGCACGTCGACGGTCACGTCGACGGTGACCGATAGCGATGGGGCGCCCCTTGCCGGGCAGAGCGTCGCGTTCTCCTGTGACCCTGCGCTGGGTACGGTGTCCCCGTCCACGCTGACGACAGGTACCGACGGCACGGCAACGGCGACATTCAGGGCCGGGACGCGGAGCGGCACGGCGACGATCACGGCGACGTCCGGGTACCTCGACGAAAACGATGTCCCTCAGACTGTTTCTTCGTCCTGCGACCAGATGATCGACCACGCAACCCCGTACAGGCTTGCAGCCCTCGAGTACGAGAGCGAGATCACGGTCGGGTCCACGACCGCGATCGTCCTTGCGATGGAGGATCGGTACGGCAACCGCGTCGACGCCCGGAAGGTTGCCGAGACCGTCCGCTTCCAGGTGGGGTCGCCCGGCGGCCGTGCCGGGACCTCCGACGGCAGCGATTATGCCGACGACGTCGTCCTTCCTGTGGACGGGAACGGGGATGTGACGGCCGACTTCAGGGCCGACCAGACGGCCGGCGAGAACATCGTCTATGTCTCCTTCCCCGGCACCATCCCCGCCGCCACTCTCACCATCTACGGCCTCGGCAATGCCGCCGCTGCCTCAATGACATCGTCGGTCGCCCCGTACGCCGACCCCGTTCCCTGGGTCCCTGCCGATGGGGCGAGCAGGTTCACCATCACCTACACCCTGAAGGACGCCTACGGCAACCCTGCCGGGGGGCGTGCCATCCATGTGGAAACCTCCCTTTCTGATGAAGACCCGAAGGTCCTGACCTCGAACTCCGATGGCATTGTCATGTTCACCTACGGGCCGAAGGAGTCCACCGGCACGGTGACGATCACGGCGAGTCTGAAGGACGACCCTTCTGTGACCTGCTCACAGACAGTCGAGTTCACGAACACGGCCCCGGTGAACATGCTCCTTTCGGCAAACCCCCAGTCCATGCCGAGTCGAGACGTGAAGGACGACATGACCGCGGAGATCAGGGCGAAGGTCATGGACGAGAAGGGCAACCGTGTCATGGGTGAGACCGTCACGTTTTCCCTTTCCAGCATCAACACGGCCGGGTATACCGCCACCACACCCCCCGAACTGGTGGAGGCGTCGGCGACCACGGATGGGGACGGCTATGCCGTCGTCCATTTCCGGCCCGGTGCCTTCACCCGCGATCCTTCTGATCCTGCCTACAGCAACACGGCCACCGGGACCTGCGAGGTCGTCGCCGTGTGGGGCGACGTCAGCCGCACCCTCCCTCTCACCTGGAAGAACTATCCCTACCTCTCTGTCTCCACCGCGGTCGACCCCGAGACCGTCGAGGTGAACGGGACGGTGAACGTCACCCTCGCCCTCAAGGGCGACGGCTGGGCGTTGCAGCCCGACCCGATCGATGTGGTGCTCGTCGTCGACAGGTCCGGGAGCATGCTCTACGACAACCCCGACCGCATGCACTCGGTGAGGGAAGCGGCAAAGCAGTTTGTCGGCAGCATGTCGTCGGACCGGGATCGTGTTGCGGTCGTTTCCTTCGGGAGAAATGGATACATCAGTCGCCCTGGATCAAGTTCCGGGATCTCAACGAGTTATATCAACAACAATTATGTGTGCCCGGTCACCTACAGCGACTATGCCACGGTCGATTCCGATCTTTCCAGCGACGCTGCTGCTGTCGATACGACACTCGACTCCCTGGTCCCGGATCACGGCACTCCCATGCGTCACGGTCTTTACAAGTCTGTCAGCGAACTTGTATCTGACGGGCGGGACGACGCGGTGAAGGCAATCGTTCTGCTCTCCGACGGGGACTACAACTGGTATGGCGACCCGCTGGCCCGGGGATACCAGGGTAGCTCCACTCCTACGTATTACAACGATCCCGACAGCAGGTACTACTATTATTCCGGCCTCTCGCATGCCGAGCAGAATATGGCCACCTATGCGCTGGACCACGATATCAAGATCTACTCGATCGGTTATGCGGATAGCATATCCTCCGGCGGCAGGAGTACGCTCCGGACCCTTGCCGAGACGACGGGCGGAAAATATTACGACGGCGATGCCGCGAATATCAATGAAGTGTACAGTCAGATCGCCGGCGACCTCAAGACGGAGGCGGGCGTGGACACCATGATGGACCTCTCCTTCGAGAACGTCGAGGTGAACGGTGTCTCTGTCCCGGGCGATGACGTCTTTGCC
This window of the Methanofollis ethanolicus genome carries:
- a CDS encoding carboxypeptidase regulatory-like domain-containing protein — encoded protein: MVCKLRFLTIAVLALLLCGTAVQASTLVDVTVKDADDGTSLKGATVYVDGSDEGTTNSYGEVSYRHSKSSRYTLKVTKSGYKEWSKRIDADETSVTVQMDRDTLDLKITVYDADTFLSVSGIRVEITSKEDSERESEKTDSTGLATFEVKANKDYTVTIDADGYDLLQRDIEVDDEAEPVQFWLYPEGRFAFRVLDAKDHLPVVNATVKVGGTVRGTTGSDGFVTTVVDTDRQYLVEVTHPAYSDYRQEVSLQENAVRTDIFLSKSTYPVFISVYDAAKAPLAGASVSVDGKNVGETDNYGRFSLESVVAGTHSVEVSAPGYVSWQGTCDSREQKADLVAELVPVSVPVVVIVGSPDHKPLAGVAIGVDGAARGVTGADGTLKLDLAPGSYNVSGMFDGYKPTYLVQQVPVGSSGESCSLTMQPSGLPLGIIGVVAVILVLVAVAGVVVAGKMRTPTRRTHRPGRRGGF
- a CDS encoding Ig-like domain-containing protein; protein product: MSIQRFGILLFGVLFLFCVGTAAAEPQMHLQTGTAWLVAGSDGTSTVTSTVTDSDGAPLAGQSVAFSCDPALGTVSPSTLTTGTDGTATATFRAGTRSGTATITATSGYLDENDVPQTVSSSCDQMIDHATPYRLAALEYESEITVGSTTAIVLAMEDRYGNRVDARKVAETVRFQVGSPGGRAGTSDGSDYADDVVLPVDGNGDVTADFRADQTAGENIVYVSFPGTIPAATLTIYGLGNAAAASMTSSVAPYADPVPWVPADGASRFTITYTLKDAYGNPAGGRAIHVETSLSDEDPKVLTSNSDGIVMFTYGPKESTGTVTITASLKDDPSVTCSQTVEFTNTAPVNMLLSANPQSMPSRDVKDDMTAEIRAKVMDEKGNRVMGETVTFSLSSINTAGYTATTPPELVEASATTDGDGYAVVHFRPGAFTRDPSDPAYSNTATGTCEVVAVWGDVSRTLPLTWKNYPYLSVSTAVDPETVEVNGTVNVTLALKGDGWALQPDPIDVVLVVDRSGSMLYDNPDRMHSVREAAKQFVGSMSSDRDRVAVVSFGRNGYISRPGSSSGISTSYINNNYVCPVTYSDYATVDSDLSSDAAAVDTTLDSLVPDHGTPMRHGLYKSVSELVSDGRDDAVKAIVLLSDGDYNWYGDPLARGYQGSSTPTYYNDPDSRYYYYSGLSHAEQNMATYALDHDIKIYSIGYADSISSGGRSTLRTLAETTGGKYYDGDAANINEVYSQIAGDLKTEAGVDTMMDLSFENVEVNGVSVPGDDVFAYQYIPGVSTNIASWIDNETGHYDPVPLHTEDQTADWEDDQSLHFAIGTVRLGQTWTTSYTLTVLKDGNINVFGPGSTISFNGGAESLTLPDTFLTAVPDLNSTGIMNATLDLVEPLQRVGSGPVTDFLKVGWQLNYTGNYTATQWLSYSTDRGKTWTPFLTMTPRPAGERDEVASLDIRSLAAGRYLVRVDATAPDTRSDRIQLIDEITVGDLQSNKIRLE